The Alosa sapidissima isolate fAloSap1 chromosome 8, fAloSap1.pri, whole genome shotgun sequence genome contains a region encoding:
- the LOC121715101 gene encoding Rieske domain-containing protein codes for MSCADRQETPSADDGRHCFGKREDIIQAKRVVKLVNGRDILVLYHEGEFYALDVHCYHSGGNLALGDIEEFGGRLCIVCPWHKYKITLLEGEGMYQPVDPSVKPLRPGPWTSKGVKQRVHSVTESNGYIYVTLNPSTEPIESDCYQTEKYRATRAKMQLQKKK; via the exons ATGTCTTGTGCAGATAGGCAAGAGACACCCTCTGCTGATGATGGAAGGCACTGTTTTGGCAAGAGAGAGGACATCATCCAGGCCAAGCGAGTCGTGAAGTTGGTGAATGGCAGGGATATTCTGGTTCTCTACCATGAAGGAGAATTTTATGCTCTGGACGTACATTGCTACC ATTCGGGTGGTAATCTTGCACTGGGAGACATTGAG GAATTTGGTGGGCGgctatgtattgtgtgtccatGGCACAAATACAAGATCACCCTGTTAGAGGGGGAAGGAATGTATCAGCCCGTGGATCCTTCAGTCAAACCCCTACGTCCAGGGCCTTGGACTTCTAAGGGGGTGAAACAGAGGGTCCACTCTGTCACTGAGAGCAATGGATACATCTATGTCACTTTAAACCCTTCCACCGAGCCAATTGAATCAGACTGCTACCAGACCGAGAAGTACAGAGCTACACGTGCTAAAATGCAACTCCAGAAGAAAAAGTGA